One region of Juglans regia cultivar Chandler chromosome 4, Walnut 2.0, whole genome shotgun sequence genomic DNA includes:
- the LOC109015174 gene encoding uncharacterized protein LOC109015174 has translation MKVVSLRGIRKAIAIYTLLVLIALIGELDSHELRPSYHGLDYQSSAAVAGHESAPEMRSFFGGSSSPTSTVAMPKAMNSNSTNNDTSWWGGHSAGGKDHVREVLLVASVACGITGVALLVASTLICVFKSRRQRSPPVPPPTSAVSASSCHDAENKLQIVVRDS, from the coding sequence ATGAAAGTGGTGTCATTGAGAGGAATACGGAAGGCGATTGCCATCTACACGCTGTTGGTCTTGATTGCGCTCATCGGAGAATTGGATTCCCACGAGTTGCGGCCGTCGTACCACGGACTCGACTACCAGAGTTCTGCGGCGGTGGCGGGACACGAGTCAGCGCCGGAGATGAGGTCGTTCTTCGGCGGATCTTCTTCTCCGACGTCGACCGTGGCGATGCCGAAGGCCATGAACTCCAACTCCACTAACAACGACACGTCGTGGTGGGGAGGCCATTCAGCCGGTGGGAAAGATCACGTGAGGGAGGTGCTGCTGGTGGCTAGCGTAGCGTGCGGCATCACAGGTGTCGCTTTGTTAGTGGCCTCCACTCTGATTTGCGTGTTCAAATCCCGACGACAAAGATCACCGCCGGTGCCACCACCAACTTCGGCGGTGTCTGCATCATCATGTCATGATGCTGAGAATAAGTTGCAGATAGTGGTTCGTGATTCTTGA
- the LOC109004693 gene encoding uncharacterized protein LOC109004693 encodes MKGLWSRRNNTYHGKEFQHPTALHQQAKTDLAVYQEAITEDRAVKFNACAGVPKWKKPEVGSLKVNWDAAVNLEEGRIGIGVLIRDHDGLVMGSLRASRNLKGTPFDAEAYGLLLAVVFCKEIGLTHVCLEGDSKQVVDLLQNCARNWSLGGCLVEDAREILNSYAVWSVTHVYREANMASHLLANNALEATEDTYDLETCPSCIFPIVSKEML; translated from the coding sequence ATGAAGGGACTATGGTCCAGAAGGAACAACACCTACCATGGTAAGGAGTTCCAACATCCAACGGCTCTTCATCAACAGGCCAAGACAGATCTTGCAGTCTACCAGGAAGCTATTACAGAGGATAGAGCAGTTAAGTTTAATGCTTGTGCAGGGGTGCCAAAATGGAAAAAACCTGAGGTGGGTTCCTTAAAGGTGAACTGGGATGCAGCTGTCAACTTAGAGGAAGGGAGAATTGGAATTGGAGTGCTCATTAGAGATCATGATGGACTGGTCATGGGAAGCTTACGGGCAAGCAGAAACCTGAAAGGGACCCCTTTTGATGCGGAAGCTTATGGCCTACTTCTAGCAGTTGTTTTCTGCAAAGAAATTGGACTAACACATGTCTGTCTAGAAGGGGACTCTAagcaagtggtggatttattgcaAAACTGCGCCAGAAACTGGAGTTTGGGAGGCTGTCTTGTGGAAGATGCACGGGAGATACTCAACTCGTATGCAGTATGGTCTGTGACTCATGTATATCGAGAGGCCAATATGGCATCACATCTCCTAGCCAACAATGCACTGGAAGCCACAGAGGATACCTATGACCTTGAAACTTGTCCTTCATGTATCTTTCCTATAGTCTCTAAGGAAATGTTGTAA